One stretch of Syntrophobacterales bacterium DNA includes these proteins:
- a CDS encoding isocitrate lyase/PEP mutase family protein: protein MKKTTLFRKLIFDKDILLLPGAYDSLSATIVEQAGFKAVTLGGYPASGSLLAKPDVSLLTMTEMVNHAHYIVGAVDIPLFVDADTGHGNVTNVARTVREFERAGVAGLFIEDQVFPKRCGHMEGKQVIPADEMIVKIRGAVDARIDDDLVIMARTDSFAVHGIEEAI from the coding sequence ATGAAAAAGACCACTTTGTTTAGAAAACTGATCTTCGACAAGGATATCCTGTTACTTCCTGGAGCCTACGATTCTCTCTCCGCAACAATTGTTGAACAGGCTGGCTTTAAGGCCGTAACCCTTGGTGGGTACCCTGCTTCTGGCTCACTTCTTGCCAAACCGGATGTATCGCTGCTGACTATGACGGAGATGGTAAACCATGCGCATTATATCGTGGGAGCTGTTGATATTCCGCTTTTTGTCGATGCTGACACAGGGCATGGGAATGTGACCAACGTGGCGAGAACCGTCAGAGAGTTTGAGCGGGCTGGTGTGGCAGGACTTTTCATAGAAGATCAGGTCTTTCCAAAACGGTGCGGACACATGGAGGGGAAACAGGTCATTCCAGCCGATGAAATGATTGTCAAGATCAGGGGTGCCGTTGATGCCAGGATAGACGACGATCTTGTAATTATGGCCAGAACGGATTCGTTTGCGGTTCATGGAATTGAAGAGGCCATAGA
- a CDS encoding XRE family transcriptional regulator: MKTTGENAKEICDVIGRRIRLIRHNKKMTLDDLAQKTGFAKSYLSQIETLKREPPISTLAKIAYVLNVDVFYLLSGEIRQAEYDFSLVRPSERKNVPRFFGKFGYIYESLNYKKMDRLMDGFIVTTGFEFPTETLTHEGQELVYVLEGRQEFFYDGKIYEVSEGDCYCYNSNKPHYSRSVGDKKGKLLVVFASIK, from the coding sequence ATGAAGACCACCGGAGAAAATGCAAAGGAAATATGCGACGTCATCGGAAGACGTATCAGACTGATAAGACATAATAAAAAAATGACACTTGATGATTTGGCTCAGAAAACAGGGTTTGCTAAAAGTTACCTTAGCCAGATCGAAACCCTGAAACGTGAACCGCCAATCAGTACCCTGGCAAAAATAGCCTATGTCCTGAATGTTGATGTATTTTATCTTCTGAGTGGGGAAATTCGCCAAGCGGAGTATGATTTTTCCCTCGTAAGGCCTTCCGAAAGAAAGAATGTTCCCCGTTTCTTTGGCAAATTTGGATATATATACGAATCCCTGAATTACAAAAAGATGGACAGACTCATGGACGGGTTCATCGTGACCACAGGGTTTGAGTTTCCAACAGAGACTTTGACGCATGAAGGGCAGGAACTTGTCTATGTCCTTGAGGGACGTCAGGAATTCTTTTACGATGGCAAAATTTATGAGGTTAGTGAAGGCGATTGCTATTGCTATAATTCCAATAAGCCCCATTACTCCCGAAGTGTTGGAGATAAAAAGGGGAAACTGCTGGTAGTATTCGCATCCATAAAATAG
- a CDS encoding glycosyltransferase family 2 protein, protein MEKILSVIIPVYNEKTTILPVIGQVLNLDFVMEVIVVDDGSTDGTAELLRQTAFDSRVKTVFHGRNMGKGAALRTGFGHVTGKIATIQDADLEYDPQEFVEMIKPINAGVADVVYGSRLSGGKPQRVHLFWHKLGNGLLTLLTDVLYNTTLTDMETCYKMFRREVIETIKIKSNGFSVEPELTAKICKNKRWRVYEIPISYYGRSYAEGKKITWRHGISALFTLLKYRFMD, encoded by the coding sequence ATGGAAAAGATACTCTCTGTCATTATCCCCGTTTACAATGAAAAAACGACGATCCTTCCCGTTATTGGACAGGTCCTGAACCTCGATTTTGTAATGGAGGTAATCGTCGTTGACGACGGCTCGACGGATGGAACCGCCGAATTGCTCAGACAGACAGCCTTCGACAGTCGCGTCAAAACCGTTTTTCACGGCCGCAATATGGGTAAAGGGGCGGCATTGCGCACCGGATTTGGCCATGTCACGGGTAAAATCGCGACGATCCAGGACGCCGATCTGGAGTATGACCCCCAGGAGTTTGTCGAAATGATCAAACCGATCAATGCCGGTGTCGCCGATGTCGTTTACGGCTCCCGCCTTTCCGGGGGAAAACCGCAGCGCGTCCACCTCTTCTGGCACAAACTGGGGAACGGCTTGCTCACCCTTTTGACCGATGTCCTCTACAACACCACGCTCACCGACATGGAGACCTGCTACAAGATGTTCCGCCGGGAAGTTATTGAAACAATAAAGATAAAATCGAACGGTTTCTCCGTCGAGCCGGAACTGACGGCAAAGATCTGCAAAAACAAACGCTGGCGGGTTTATGAAATTCCCATCTCCTACTACGGCCGCAGCTATGCGGAAGGGAAAAAAATCACCTGGAGGCATGGCATCTCCGCGCTGTTTACACTCTTGAAGTACCGTTTTATGGATTAA
- a CDS encoding 2-oxoacid:acceptor oxidoreductase family protein: MYEVIWHGRGGQGVVIAAQILAESAYLHGFKGVTSAPTFGPERRGAPLTASTRISDTPIRTFSQIGMADIAVVLDPSLFDVVDITGSLKPGGLLIVNTAKSAEEIGRDGNTATLDAAEIAIRFHLFKEGAPIVNTPMLGVFAKASGLVSLAAMEKGLKWKLSGTAATTNIAALRAAFEETINRGSAPISRPK, translated from the coding sequence ATGTATGAAGTTATCTGGCATGGCCGCGGCGGTCAGGGGGTAGTCATCGCCGCGCAGATACTGGCCGAATCTGCCTATCTGCACGGGTTCAAAGGCGTCACCTCCGCCCCCACCTTCGGCCCCGAAAGGCGCGGGGCGCCGCTTACGGCCTCAACCCGCATTTCCGATACCCCGATCCGAACATTTTCGCAGATAGGGATGGCGGACATCGCCGTCGTTCTCGACCCGTCGCTGTTTGACGTGGTTGACATCACGGGCTCGCTGAAGCCGGGGGGTTTGCTGATTGTCAACACCGCCAAGAGCGCGGAGGAAATCGGCAGGGACGGCAACACGGCCACGCTGGATGCGGCGGAGATTGCCATCCGGTTTCATCTCTTCAAGGAGGGGGCGCCGATCGTCAACACCCCGATGCTCGGCGTCTTTGCCAAGGCGTCGGGGCTGGTGTCGCTTGCCGCTATGGAAAAGGGGCTCAAATGGAAACTGTCCGGAACGGCGGCGACCACAAACATTGCCGCGCTGAGGGCGGCATTCGAAGAGACAATAAATAGGGGCAGCGCCCCTATTTCGCGACCGAAATAA
- a CDS encoding 4Fe-4S binding protein, whose amino-acid sequence MEIKDDNISAMCRPAIGEAGRTGDWRDSTPVIDPAKCIASLKNRPACYLCWLYCPEGVVITGNPIRIDLDYCKGCGICAEECPARAIAMVMHEEAKNE is encoded by the coding sequence ATGGAAATAAAAGACGACAATATCTCGGCCATGTGCCGGCCGGCCATCGGCGAAGCCGGACGAACCGGCGACTGGCGCGACTCAACCCCGGTTATCGACCCGGCCAAGTGCATCGCCTCGCTGAAGAATCGCCCCGCCTGTTATCTTTGCTGGCTGTACTGCCCGGAAGGGGTGGTCATCACCGGCAACCCCATCCGGATCGATCTCGATTACTGCAAGGGGTGCGGGATTTGCGCCGAGGAGTGCCCCGCCCGGGCGATTGCGATGGTCATGCACGAGGAGGCGAAAAATGAGTGA
- a CDS encoding pyruvate ferredoxin oxidoreductase, which produces MSEVKILTGNQAAAAAVKLCKVQVISAYPITPSTSLTETLAEWIERGELKAEYVRVESEHSVMTVCVAAATVGARVFTSTSSHGLLYMHEQLHWAAGSRLPIVTCVVNRGVGAPWSIFNDQQDSIAQRDTGWIQLYCRDNQEIIDTVIQAYRIAEQAYCPVMVCYDGFVLSHTMMPVEIPDAEKVNAFLPPYKPHTFLSPEEPRNINPVIFPSQRRDDLGILRDGYMEFRWKLQNALEGAREIIVAANREYAESFGRDHGGMLWSYKTDDAEVCIVGMGSLASEATAAADLLREGGIRAGVVGIRAYRPFPRQEVREVLKKAPAIVIFEKNVSYGYEGALSADLKAALYGTGIDAPVHNYIAGLGGRDVKAAELAEAVRASLADIASGTRERQTWLNCVTE; this is translated from the coding sequence ATGAGTGAAGTCAAAATTCTAACCGGAAATCAGGCGGCGGCGGCCGCCGTCAAGCTCTGTAAGGTGCAGGTAATCTCGGCCTATCCGATCACCCCTTCCACCTCGCTTACCGAAACGCTTGCCGAATGGATCGAGCGGGGAGAACTGAAGGCCGAGTATGTCCGGGTGGAAAGCGAACATTCCGTCATGACCGTCTGCGTTGCCGCCGCCACCGTCGGCGCCCGCGTCTTCACCTCGACCTCTTCGCACGGCCTCCTCTACATGCACGAACAACTCCACTGGGCCGCCGGCTCCCGCCTGCCCATCGTCACCTGCGTCGTCAACCGCGGCGTCGGCGCCCCCTGGTCGATCTTCAACGACCAGCAGGACTCGATCGCCCAGCGGGACACCGGCTGGATTCAGCTCTACTGCCGGGACAATCAGGAGATCATCGACACCGTCATCCAGGCCTACCGGATCGCCGAGCAGGCCTACTGCCCGGTTATGGTCTGTTACGACGGCTTCGTCCTTTCCCACACGATGATGCCTGTGGAAATCCCCGACGCCGAAAAGGTGAATGCATTTCTGCCCCCCTACAAACCCCATACGTTTCTCTCCCCGGAAGAGCCCCGGAATATCAATCCCGTCATCTTCCCCAGCCAGAGAAGAGACGACCTGGGCATCCTCCGGGATGGCTACATGGAGTTTCGCTGGAAACTCCAGAACGCGCTGGAGGGGGCAAGGGAGATAATCGTTGCGGCCAATCGCGAATACGCGGAGAGCTTCGGTCGCGACCACGGCGGGATGCTCTGGAGTTACAAAACAGACGATGCCGAGGTCTGTATCGTCGGCATGGGTTCGCTCGCGTCCGAGGCGACCGCTGCGGCAGACCTCCTCCGGGAGGGGGGAATCCGCGCCGGCGTGGTCGGCATCAGGGCTTACCGGCCGTTTCCCCGCCAGGAGGTGCGCGAAGTTCTCAAAAAGGCGCCCGCCATTGTCATCTTTGAGAAGAACGTCAGCTACGGATACGAAGGCGCCCTTTCAGCCGATCTCAAGGCGGCCCTTTACGGCACGGGGATAGACGCGCCCGTGCATAACTACATTGCCGGCCTGGGCGGCCGCGATGTGAAAGCCGCTGAACTTGCCGAAGCCGTCCGGGCTTCGCTTGCCGATATCGCAAGCGGAACGCGGGAACGGCAGACCTGGCTTAACTGTGTAACGGAGTAA
- a CDS encoding pyruvate synthase subunit beta gives MPEKLFNVNQKEYILPGNRSCQGCGLSLAYRYILKALRENTIMTIPASCLTVLHGLYPTTSVNVPCLNCTFASTAASASGLVAGLAAMNRTDTTVVAMAGDGGTFDIGLQALSGAAERGTDFIYVCYDNEGYMNTGTQRSSATPIGALTTTTPVLTKQQNKKDMMKIMEAHDIPYLAMMSPSYPVDLYDKFVKAKRIKGTRYMQISAPCPPGWVFPPKDTVKLGRLAVETSVVVLYEIEDGKFRLTGRSKTLAEKGTRAPLVQYIEKQGRFKKMSMEQLGKMQKWVDGKWNEYLKRAEG, from the coding sequence ATGCCGGAAAAACTCTTTAATGTCAATCAGAAGGAATACATACTGCCCGGGAACCGCTCCTGTCAGGGCTGCGGTCTGTCCCTTGCCTACCGCTACATCCTGAAGGCTCTCCGGGAAAACACCATAATGACGATCCCCGCGAGCTGTCTTACGGTTCTGCACGGCCTCTACCCGACGACCTCGGTCAATGTGCCCTGCCTGAACTGCACCTTTGCCAGCACCGCCGCCTCGGCCTCCGGTCTCGTTGCCGGCCTCGCGGCGATGAACCGCACCGACACGACGGTGGTCGCAATGGCCGGCGACGGGGGCACCTTCGATATCGGCTTACAGGCCCTCTCCGGCGCTGCCGAACGGGGGACTGATTTCATTTATGTCTGCTACGATAACGAAGGTTATATGAATACGGGCACTCAGCGCTCCAGCGCCACGCCGATCGGGGCGCTGACGACGACCACCCCGGTGCTGACGAAACAGCAGAACAAAAAGGACATGATGAAGATCATGGAGGCCCACGACATCCCCTATCTGGCAATGATGTCCCCCTCCTACCCGGTTGACCTCTACGACAAGTTTGTCAAGGCCAAAAGGATAAAGGGAACCAGGTACATGCAGATATCCGCCCCCTGCCCGCCCGGTTGGGTATTTCCACCAAAGGATACCGTCAAGCTCGGCCGACTTGCCGTCGAGACCAGCGTCGTTGTCCTTTACGAGATCGAGGACGGCAAGTTCCGCCTCACCGGCCGCAGCAAAACGCTCGCGGAAAAGGGGACCCGCGCGCCGCTTGTGCAGTACATCGAAAAACAGGGACGTTTCAAGAAGATGAGCATGGAACAATTAGGGAAAATGCAGAAATGGGTGGACGGCAAGTGGAACGAATATCTGAAGCGGGCCGAAGGATAA
- a CDS encoding 3-deoxy-D-manno-octulosonic acid transferase, which translates to MWSLAYNVLLFFFAIFALPYYGLKMLLTGKYRRSLGPKLGLSHTDDLKSFTGRPRIWVHAVSVGEVTAAAPIIRELYALMPEAGIVLSTSTETGRQMAEKLAMGATLIYYPLDIPCVVKKVLDYVRPDVFVPVETEVWPNFIGLCRRRGTRVVMVNGRLSPRSFARYYQTCFFWKGVFGGIDKAGMISAVDGERIGHLGMDRSHITVMGNAKYDGFAAAATPELQKETAGRLVMETGAKILVAGSTHEGEEAVILDVYRRLREYRPELMLIIVPRHVERAAAVAELLRRAGFMDFIRMSQINAGKRREGERIVLVDVIGELFKIYSLATVVFCGGSLVKKGGQNILEAAAWGKVVFHGPYMDDFRDEETLLGAAGAGITIHSAEELYAGICGLLDNPVLLHEKGEAGRRAIATARGASARYAELVRQAL; encoded by the coding sequence ATGTGGTCGTTAGCCTACAACGTGCTGCTCTTTTTTTTCGCCATTTTCGCCCTTCCCTATTATGGCCTGAAGATGTTGCTGACGGGGAAGTACCGCCGCTCACTGGGGCCGAAATTGGGCTTGAGCCACACCGATGACTTAAAATCTTTTACGGGGAGGCCGAGGATCTGGGTGCATGCGGTGTCCGTCGGCGAGGTGACGGCGGCAGCCCCGATTATTCGGGAGCTTTATGCCCTTATGCCCGAAGCCGGCATTGTGCTTTCGACAAGTACGGAAACGGGGCGGCAGATGGCCGAAAAACTGGCCATGGGCGCCACGCTCATCTACTATCCCCTTGATATCCCCTGCGTGGTCAAAAAGGTTCTGGATTATGTACGTCCCGATGTTTTTGTCCCGGTGGAAACGGAGGTATGGCCCAATTTCATCGGGCTCTGCCGCAGGCGGGGGACCCGCGTGGTCATGGTCAACGGCAGGCTCTCGCCCCGTTCCTTTGCCCGTTACTACCAGACCTGTTTTTTCTGGAAGGGGGTCTTCGGCGGGATTGACAAAGCCGGAATGATTTCCGCGGTTGATGGGGAAAGAATAGGGCACCTCGGGATGGACCGTTCCCATATAACAGTTATGGGAAATGCCAAATACGACGGTTTCGCCGCCGCCGCCACTCCGGAATTGCAGAAAGAAACAGCCGGCCGCCTCGTGATGGAGACCGGCGCCAAAATCCTCGTCGCGGGCAGCACGCATGAAGGGGAGGAAGCTGTGATTTTGGATGTTTATCGCCGGTTGCGGGAGTACCGTCCCGAGCTTATGCTGATCATTGTCCCGCGTCATGTCGAACGGGCGGCGGCGGTTGCCGAGCTGCTGCGCCGGGCAGGTTTTATGGATTTTATCCGGATGTCGCAGATAAACGCCGGCAAGAGGCGGGAAGGCGAACGAATTGTTCTTGTCGATGTGATCGGCGAACTCTTCAAGATATACAGCCTCGCCACGGTTGTTTTTTGCGGGGGAAGCCTGGTCAAAAAGGGCGGGCAGAACATCCTTGAGGCCGCCGCCTGGGGGAAGGTCGTCTTTCATGGCCCCTATATGGACGATTTTCGCGACGAGGAAACGCTGCTTGGCGCGGCGGGGGCCGGAATAACCATCCACAGCGCGGAGGAACTCTACGCCGGCATCTGCGGGCTGCTTGATAATCCAGTACTTCTCCACGAAAAGGGGGAAGCGGGGCGGCGGGCGATTGCGACGGCCCGCGGCGCCTCAGCCCGCTATGCCGAGCTTGTCAGGCAGGCGCTTTGA
- the rpe gene encoding ribulose-phosphate 3-epimerase: MKIIAPSILSADGSRLGEEIAAVQAAGADWLHIDVMDGHFVPNITIGPGLISSLRKATTLPFDVHLMIENPERYVAAFAQAGANWLTVHVEATAHLHRLLGLIHEQGLKAGVSVNPATPLCLVEPILPEIDLLLIMSVNPGFGGQKFIESSLAKIRAARELLKSTGSPALLEVDGGVSLNNLRTIATCGADVFVAGNAIFKSDSYQTTIGAMRNILAAPLVAV; the protein is encoded by the coding sequence ATGAAAATTATTGCGCCATCGATACTTTCCGCGGACGGCAGCCGACTCGGCGAGGAAATCGCCGCGGTGCAGGCAGCAGGGGCCGACTGGCTCCACATAGATGTCATGGACGGCCACTTTGTCCCGAATATCACCATCGGCCCAGGGCTGATCTCCTCCCTGCGCAAGGCAACGACCCTGCCCTTTGACGTCCATTTGATGATCGAAAATCCCGAGCGCTACGTAGCAGCCTTCGCGCAGGCGGGGGCCAACTGGCTCACCGTCCATGTCGAAGCGACGGCGCATCTGCATCGGCTGCTTGGCCTGATCCATGAACAGGGGCTCAAGGCCGGCGTTTCGGTAAACCCGGCCACGCCTCTTTGTCTGGTCGAACCAATCCTGCCGGAGATCGATCTGCTGCTGATTATGAGCGTCAACCCCGGCTTCGGGGGGCAGAAGTTTATCGAAAGCTCCCTTGCCAAAATCCGCGCGGCCAGGGAGCTGCTCAAAAGCACGGGGTCCCCGGCGCTACTGGAGGTAGATGGAGGGGTTTCCCTGAATAATCTTCGTACCATTGCCACTTGCGGCGCAGATGTTTTCGTCGCCGGAAACGCGATCTTCAAAAGCGATAGCTATCAGACAACAATCGGCGCGATGAGAAACATCCTCGCCGCGCCGCTTGTTGCCGTATAA
- a CDS encoding acyl-CoA dehydrogenase family protein → MDFEFTEEQKMLKDMAYRFAQAELAPVAQECDLEEKYTPEIRKKAAENGLVGAWIAEEYGGANAGILGNAIITEELSKFDMGIGLNITSASFGCEAIYQYGSEEQKKRYLPPVCRGEQVSAGAFTEPNAGTDVAGYKTRAVKDGSDYVINGNKMFITNGTVCDFMVTQCITNPEEKKHNSFSLIVIPADAPGVTRNKIHGKMGIRASATAEIALEDVRVPQTNLVGREGNGFKQLMHFFDTTRVMVSAQALGLAEACLETSIKYVKERTVFGAPLGAYQLTQKKLTEMAIRIEALRGLVYKAAWLIDEGRPDYMLAAMAKFFGGETAVFCANYAVELHGGYGYIEDYAVQKWYRDAKILELYEGTKEAEIMTIGRYLQAR, encoded by the coding sequence ATGGATTTTGAATTTACCGAAGAACAGAAGATGCTCAAGGATATGGCCTATCGTTTTGCCCAGGCGGAACTGGCGCCGGTGGCGCAGGAATGCGACTTGGAGGAGAAATACACGCCGGAGATTCGCAAAAAGGCGGCGGAAAACGGCCTGGTCGGCGCCTGGATAGCGGAGGAATACGGGGGCGCCAATGCCGGCATTCTCGGCAATGCCATTATTACCGAGGAACTTTCCAAATTCGACATGGGCATCGGCCTCAATATTACCTCCGCGTCTTTTGGCTGCGAGGCCATTTACCAGTACGGATCGGAAGAACAGAAAAAACGCTATCTTCCCCCTGTCTGCCGGGGCGAGCAGGTAAGCGCCGGCGCCTTTACGGAGCCGAATGCCGGGACGGATGTCGCCGGATACAAGACGCGGGCGGTGAAAGACGGCAGCGACTATGTGATCAACGGCAACAAGATGTTTATCACCAATGGCACGGTATGCGATTTCATGGTCACCCAGTGCATCACCAATCCGGAGGAGAAAAAGCACAACAGTTTCAGCCTGATTGTCATCCCGGCCGACGCCCCGGGGGTAACCCGCAACAAGATCCACGGCAAGATGGGGATCCGCGCCAGCGCCACGGCGGAGATTGCCCTGGAGGATGTGCGTGTTCCCCAGACGAACCTGGTCGGAAGAGAAGGCAACGGTTTCAAGCAGTTGATGCATTTTTTTGATACCACCCGGGTGATGGTGTCCGCCCAGGCCCTGGGGCTGGCCGAGGCCTGTCTGGAGACGAGCATCAAATACGTAAAAGAGCGCACCGTCTTTGGCGCGCCGTTGGGCGCCTACCAACTGACGCAGAAGAAGCTGACCGAAATGGCAATCAGGATCGAGGCGCTGCGGGGGCTTGTATATAAAGCGGCCTGGCTGATCGACGAGGGACGTCCCGATTACATGCTGGCCGCGATGGCGAAATTTTTCGGCGGCGAGACTGCGGTCTTCTGCGCCAATTACGCCGTCGAGCTGCACGGCGGTTACGGGTATATCGAGGACTACGCGGTGCAGAAGTGGTATCGGGACGCCAAAATCCTCGAGCTGTACGAGGGGACGAAAGAGGCGGAGATCATGACGATCGGCCGCTATCTGCAGGCAAGATAA
- a CDS encoding 3-hydroxybutyryl-CoA dehydrogenase has product MEIKNICVLGAGLMGNGITQVCAEAGFQVKMRDIEQRFIDNGMNNIRKNLARDVQKGKKTQAQADEILGRIKPVLDLKEAAADADVVVEVVVEVMNIKKQVYAELEAIVSDKCLFFTNTSGLSITEMAAITKRPDRFIGTHFFNPVPVMRLLEIIRGYETSEATLAVAKTWGEKLGKECIVVKEAPAFVVNRILCLMLNEAFFVLGEGLATPEDIDKGMVLGCNHPIGPLALSDLIGNDTLLHVMEGLHKELGDKYIPAPLLVQLVRAGRLGRKSGKGVYDYTAK; this is encoded by the coding sequence ATGGAGATCAAGAATATTTGTGTTTTGGGCGCCGGGCTGATGGGAAATGGTATCACCCAGGTATGCGCGGAGGCGGGTTTTCAGGTCAAGATGCGGGATATCGAGCAGCGCTTTATCGACAACGGCATGAACAATATCCGCAAGAATCTTGCCCGTGATGTCCAGAAGGGGAAGAAGACACAGGCGCAGGCCGATGAGATTCTGGGGCGCATAAAACCGGTGCTGGATCTGAAGGAGGCCGCCGCCGATGCGGATGTCGTCGTCGAGGTCGTCGTTGAGGTCATGAACATCAAAAAGCAGGTCTATGCAGAGTTAGAGGCGATAGTTTCCGATAAATGTCTTTTCTTCACCAATACTTCAGGACTCAGTATAACCGAGATGGCGGCGATTACCAAAAGGCCGGATCGTTTCATCGGCACGCACTTTTTTAACCCGGTTCCGGTGATGCGCCTGCTGGAGATCATCCGCGGCTATGAGACGTCCGAGGCAACCCTCGCTGTCGCGAAGACCTGGGGGGAAAAGCTCGGCAAGGAGTGCATAGTCGTCAAGGAGGCCCCGGCGTTTGTTGTCAACCGGATATTGTGTCTGATGCTCAACGAGGCCTTTTTTGTCCTTGGCGAGGGGCTGGCGACTCCGGAGGATATCGACAAGGGAATGGTGCTTGGCTGCAATCATCCGATTGGACCGCTGGCCCTGTCGGATCTGATCGGCAACGATACGCTGCTCCATGTTATGGAAGGGCTGCATAAGGAGCTGGGGGACAAATACATTCCCGCGCCGCTGCTTGTCCAACTGGTTCGCGCCGGCCGTCTCGGCCGGAAGTCGGGCAAAGGGGTCTATGATTACACGGCGAAGTGA
- a CDS encoding NYN domain-containing protein: MRIIIDGYNLIRQSSFRQYERISLEAGRKALIRSLAAYRKNRGHSITVVFDGWIGGSPNEERDRSEGVEIIYSRIGEKADEVIKRLAETGQEEITVVTSDREIATHAAHRGKSVISSSTFEALLEETPSSAEEAKVALPFQDQLYKRKIDEDEDDDKTKKKGPARRLSRHKRLALAALRKL; this comes from the coding sequence ATGCGCATAATCATTGACGGCTATAATTTGATCCGGCAGTCCAGCTTCCGGCAGTATGAACGGATAAGCCTGGAAGCGGGACGCAAGGCGCTCATCCGCAGCCTTGCTGCGTACCGAAAAAACCGCGGCCACTCGATTACCGTGGTCTTTGACGGCTGGATCGGCGGCTCGCCGAACGAGGAGCGCGACCGCTCCGAAGGGGTGGAAATCATCTATTCCCGCATTGGAGAAAAGGCCGACGAGGTGATAAAAAGGCTTGCCGAGACGGGGCAAGAGGAGATAACGGTTGTCACCTCGGATCGAGAAATCGCCACTCACGCCGCCCATCGGGGCAAAAGCGTAATCTCCTCATCAACCTTCGAGGCCCTGTTGGAGGAAACACCTTCATCGGCGGAGGAGGCCAAAGTGGCACTCCCTTTTCAAGACCAGCTCTACAAAAGAAAAATAGACGAAGACGAGGATGACGACAAGACGAAAAAGAAGGGCCCGGCGCGCCGACTCTCCCGGCATAAACGGCTTGCCCTCGCCGCCCTCAGGAAACTTTGA